In Phaseolus vulgaris cultivar G19833 chromosome 10, P. vulgaris v2.0, whole genome shotgun sequence, a single genomic region encodes these proteins:
- the LOC137818715 gene encoding protein PIN-LIKES 3-like yields the protein MEILRLFVIALMPNLKVLLITVLGSFLAMKRFDLLSETAISNMNTLVYFVFSPALACSSLASTMTLRGLITLWFMPFCIVLTVVVGTALGWLLVKITKVPYHLKGLVLGCCAVGNLGNLPLMVVPAICREKSNPFGDETVCYKNGMAYASLSLALASILVWSFAYNIVRIYSPKEICNEEKVDQITQNPTFASESGEKTLSNYSENGDRSHTNNCDQHEIETYAVPEAKKKMVTMLNILEKKVIQYLKMLSKWSNLKLVFPPTLIGAVIGLIIGVVPQFRNLIVSGNAPLYVIQDSIIMIGNACLPAMTILVGANLLEGLKGDRVKFSLIFGIIIIRNIALPVLGVATVKGAVHFGFIHHDPLYEFVLLLQFALPPAVAISTSTQLFGSGKGECSIIMLATYSFAAVSLTLWCTFFIWLVL from the exons ATGGAGATATTGAGGCTTTTTGTGATTGCATTAATGCCAAATCTTAAAGTACTGTTGATTACTGTTCTTGGCTCCTTCCTTGCTATGAAAAGATTCGACTTACTCAGTGAAACTGCCATCAGTAACATGAACACT CTGGTGTATTTTGTGTTTTCTCCTGCTCTTGCTTGTAGCAGTCTGGCAAGTACCATGACTCTAAGGGGTTTGATTACACT GTGGTTCATGCCATTTTGTATTGTTCTCACAGTTGTTGTTGGGACAGCACTTGGATGGTTACTTGTTAAAATAACAAAAGTTCCTTATCATCTTAAAGGTCTTGTGTTGGGATGCTGTGCTGTAG GAAATCTTGGAAATTTGCCTCTAATGGTGGTTCCAGCCATTTGCAGAGAGAAAAGCAATCCATTTGGAGATGAGACCGTTTGTTACAAAAATGGAATGGCATATGCATCACTCTCATTGGCA cTAGCATCCATCTTAGTATGGTCTTTTGCATACAACATTGTACGCATATATTCACCTAAAGAGATTTGCAATGAGGAGAAAGTTGATCAAATCACTCAAAATCCAACATTTGCATCAGAGAGTGGTGAAAAAACCCTTTCAAATTACAGTGAAAATGGGGATAGATCACATACTAACAATTGTGATCAACATGAAATTGAAACATATGCAGTGCCAGAAGCTAAAAAGAAG ATGGTTACTATGTTGAATATTTTAGAGAAGAAGGTAATACAATACCTAAAGATGTTAAGTAAATGGAGCAACTTGAAGCTAGTTTTTCCTCCTACATTGATTGGAGCG GTGATTGGATTGATAATTGGAGTAGTTCCtcaatttagaaatttaatAGTAAGTGGAAATGCTCCTCTCTATGTGATTCAAGACTCTATAATTATGATAGG GAATGCATGCCTCCCAGCAATGACCATATTGGTTGGGGCAAATCTTCTTGAAG GTTTGAAAGGAGACAGAGTGAAGTTTTCACTTATTTTTGGCATCATTATAATTAGAAACATTGCATTGCCAGTTCTAGGAGTAGCCACTGTTAAAGGTGCTGTTCATTTTGGCTTCATTCACCATGATCCATTGTATGAGTTTGTTTTACTGCTTCAATTTGCCCTTCCACCAGCAGTGGCTATAA GTACATCTACTCAATTGTTTGGATCTGGGAAAGGTGAATGCTCAATTATTATGCTTGCAACTTATTCCTTTGCTGCAGTGTCCCTTACTCTCTGGTGCACATTCTTCATATGGCTTGTATTATAG